A stretch of Bordetella petrii DNA encodes these proteins:
- a CDS encoding PLP-dependent aminotransferase family protein yields MLDFQPVRTRNQAPSLVDQIVDAYARAIQAQALRPGMAVPSVREFARTYQVSTFTVAGAYGRLVAQGWLSARPGAGYRIAPRARAAAPAPAPWQPPRLNAGWLLSDIYADHSIPIKSGCGWLPGEWLNEEGLHQALRHLGRVPALRIAGYGHPHGYAPLREAVAAGLAAHGLDIAADQVVLTQGVTHGLDLVIRTLLRPGDTVAVEQPCYANLLQLLRLAGMRVVSVPRTPDGLDCDALHRLAAEHRPRALFVNTVLQNPSGAVMSMANAFRVLQAAQQHDFWIVEDDISRELMPGVAPLLAALDGAQRVVYLGGYSKVISPSVRVGYVAAHRDLIRDIARTKMAVGLTSPEIMERVVHQVIREGRYRAHIVRTRERLAQAHASVAQHMDELGMHVWARPQAGLFVWASLPGQAAGANSLAELALRDGIWLAPGSYFDPGEQDVPWIRFNVAYSQGPELWRFLRGARQAP; encoded by the coding sequence ATGCTCGATTTCCAGCCCGTCCGCACGCGCAACCAGGCCCCCTCGCTGGTCGACCAGATCGTCGACGCCTATGCGCGCGCCATCCAGGCCCAGGCATTGCGCCCCGGCATGGCCGTGCCGTCGGTGCGCGAGTTCGCGCGCACCTACCAGGTCAGCACCTTCACCGTGGCCGGCGCCTATGGCCGGCTGGTGGCGCAGGGCTGGCTGTCGGCCCGCCCCGGCGCCGGCTACCGGATCGCGCCCCGGGCGCGCGCGGCCGCGCCGGCCCCGGCGCCCTGGCAGCCGCCGCGCCTGAACGCCGGCTGGCTGCTGTCGGACATCTATGCCGATCATTCCATCCCCATCAAGTCCGGCTGCGGCTGGCTGCCCGGCGAATGGCTGAACGAAGAAGGCCTGCACCAGGCGCTGCGGCACCTGGGGCGGGTGCCGGCCCTGCGCATCGCCGGCTACGGCCATCCCCATGGCTATGCGCCGCTGCGCGAAGCCGTGGCGGCCGGCCTGGCGGCCCACGGGCTGGATATCGCCGCCGACCAGGTGGTGCTGACCCAGGGCGTCACGCACGGGCTGGATCTGGTGATCCGCACCCTGCTGCGGCCGGGCGACACCGTGGCCGTCGAGCAGCCGTGCTACGCCAACCTGCTGCAGCTGCTGCGCCTGGCGGGCATGCGCGTGGTCAGCGTGCCGCGCACGCCCGACGGCCTGGACTGCGATGCGTTGCATCGCCTGGCGGCCGAACACCGGCCGCGTGCGCTGTTCGTCAATACGGTGCTGCAGAACCCCTCTGGCGCGGTCATGAGCATGGCCAATGCCTTCCGGGTGCTGCAGGCGGCGCAGCAGCACGATTTCTGGATTGTCGAAGACGATATCTCGCGCGAGCTGATGCCCGGCGTCGCGCCGCTGCTGGCCGCGCTGGACGGCGCGCAGCGGGTGGTGTACCTGGGCGGCTATTCGAAGGTGATCAGCCCGTCGGTGCGGGTGGGCTACGTGGCGGCGCACCGCGACCTGATACGCGACATCGCCCGCACCAAGATGGCGGTGGGGCTGACGTCGCCGGAAATCATGGAGCGGGTCGTGCACCAGGTGATCCGCGAAGGGCGCTACCGGGCCCACATCGTGCGCACCCGCGAGCGCCTGGCGCAGGCCCATGCCAGTGTCGCCCAGCACATGGACGAACTGGGCATGCACGTGTGGGCGCGGCCGCAGGCCGGGCTGTTCGTGTGGGCCAGCCTGCCCGGACAGGCCGCCGGCGCCAACAGCCTGGCCGAGCTGGCGCTGCGCGACGGCATCTGGCTGGCGCCCGGTTCGTACTTCGATCCGGGCGAGCAGGACGTACCGTGGATACGCTTCAACGTGGCGTATTCGCAAGGGCCGGAACTGTGGCGCTTTTTGCGCGGCGCCCGCCAGGCGCCTTAA